In one Sphingobium indicum B90A genomic region, the following are encoded:
- a CDS encoding FkbM family methyltransferase — MSRHIRELRDRALAVRLALAGRVHQYPEIQALRRFLGAFAVDCVFDVGANRGQYATMLRSDAGFGGTILSFEPNPDIFSELERNASSDRRWHVFNMALSDFDGMASFNIMAADQFSSLKAPSGEQDAIFAERNRVTRTVDMQCRRLESLLPDLRRAHGFTRPFLKMDTQGHDLSVCEGAGDALRDMAGVQTELGVRPIYEGGTGYRAMIDWLAEHGFVPSAFFANNKGHFPLLVEMDGIFVNRALLPREG, encoded by the coding sequence ATGAGCCGTCATATCCGGGAACTGCGCGACCGGGCGCTGGCGGTTCGGCTGGCGCTGGCGGGGCGGGTGCATCAATATCCCGAAATCCAGGCGCTGCGCCGTTTCCTGGGCGCCTTCGCGGTGGATTGCGTGTTCGACGTCGGCGCCAACCGGGGCCAATATGCGACGATGCTGCGCAGCGATGCGGGCTTTGGCGGCACGATATTGTCCTTTGAGCCCAATCCGGACATCTTTTCCGAACTGGAACGCAACGCCTCGTCCGACCGCCGATGGCATGTGTTCAACATGGCCCTGTCCGACTTCGACGGCATGGCGAGCTTCAACATCATGGCGGCCGACCAGTTCAGCTCGCTGAAGGCGCCGTCGGGGGAGCAGGACGCGATCTTCGCCGAGCGCAACAGGGTGACGCGCACGGTCGACATGCAATGCCGCCGGCTGGAAAGCCTGTTGCCTGACCTCAGGCGCGCCCACGGCTTTACCCGGCCTTTCCTGAAGATGGATACGCAGGGGCACGACCTGTCCGTCTGCGAAGGGGCGGGCGACGCGCTGCGCGACATGGCGGGCGTGCAGACCGAACTCGGCGTCCGGCCGATCTATGAGGGCGGAACCGGCTATCGCGCGATGATCGACTGGCTGGCGGAGCATGGCTTCGTCCCCTCCGCCTTCTTCGCCAACAACAAGGGGCATTTCCCCCTGCTGGTCGAGATGGACGGCATTTTCGTCAACCGGGCGCTGCTGCCGCGGGAAGGCTG
- a CDS encoding class I SAM-dependent methyltransferase has translation MITFQRVAKAAGKHLTRTLLAARKALGARANRGCPACGQAVVGFFRYGDNAEWGCPNCGASPRERLMNHLIAGHVLTVPEQGAVLHMAPNEGSLVRRFSAAADYTPADLDPGRYPVPNMRRVDLMALDASDRYDLFYASHVMEHVPDDHAVLRNIHRALKPGGEAWLIVPLWDKPTEDGSFDMPPRERERRFGQWDHVRQYGPDFADRIRAAGFDLEEIDAGAIDADTRHYHALDDRLFRARKPLTTGAR, from the coding sequence GTGATCACTTTCCAGCGGGTGGCGAAGGCCGCCGGCAAGCATCTGACCCGGACCCTGCTGGCCGCGCGCAAGGCGCTGGGCGCGCGGGCGAACCGGGGCTGCCCGGCCTGCGGGCAGGCGGTGGTCGGCTTCTTCCGCTATGGCGACAATGCCGAATGGGGTTGCCCGAACTGCGGCGCTTCCCCCCGCGAACGGCTGATGAACCATCTGATCGCGGGCCATGTGCTGACCGTGCCGGAACAGGGCGCGGTGCTGCACATGGCGCCCAATGAGGGCAGCCTGGTGCGCCGCTTTTCCGCCGCCGCGGACTATACGCCGGCCGACCTCGATCCCGGCCGTTATCCTGTGCCGAACATGCGGCGCGTGGACCTGATGGCGCTCGACGCCAGCGATCGTTACGACCTCTTCTACGCCAGCCATGTGATGGAGCATGTGCCCGACGATCATGCCGTGCTGCGCAACATCCATCGCGCGCTGAAACCCGGCGGCGAGGCGTGGCTGATCGTCCCGTTATGGGACAAGCCGACCGAGGACGGCAGCTTCGACATGCCTCCCCGCGAACGGGAGCGGCGTTTCGGCCAGTGGGACCATGTGCGCCAATATGGCCCTGACTTCGCCGACCGCATCCGGGCGGCGGGCTTCGACCTGGAGGAGATCGACGCCGGCGCCATCGACGCCGATACGCGGCATTATCATGCGCTGGACGACAGGCTGTTCCGTGCGCGCAAGCCTTTGACGACCGGCGCGCGGTGA
- a CDS encoding glycosyltransferase family 4 protein has translation MKVAMCDPSLFTGRYDDSLCAAMAGEGAEVALLGRPMRATDAIVPRGYRYEPRFFRRSEALRRRMGEGRAFRLLKAAEYGLSCVLGDLAPLAGADVAHMQWLPLAPADRIMLRRLKGRTALVHTVHNADAYHADAGVQGRGYRGLLDMFDALIVHGGTTREALERQGVDPKRIHVIPHPPMRLAPAGAEDLAQVPDAILPRLLFFGTIRPYKGVDLLLEACLSLWRAGHRFELALAGKPFMDIAPLIERVRAAGFGERLITDLAFLTEQRLDAHMAKADILVFPYRHIDSSGAFLSALHHGKAMVTSDAGMFADLPEGVAARTPAGNAPALAQALLPLVESAAIRQALGARARTYGDSMGNWKDMALATIAIYRGVTGK, from the coding sequence ATGAAGGTCGCCATGTGCGATCCGTCGCTTTTCACCGGGCGCTATGACGACAGCCTCTGCGCCGCGATGGCGGGCGAGGGCGCGGAGGTCGCCTTGCTCGGCCGGCCGATGCGGGCGACCGACGCCATCGTGCCGCGGGGCTATCGCTACGAGCCGCGCTTCTTCCGCCGGAGCGAGGCGCTGCGCCGGCGCATGGGGGAAGGGCGGGCCTTCCGCCTGCTCAAGGCGGCGGAATATGGCCTCAGCTGCGTGCTGGGCGACCTTGCCCCGCTGGCCGGGGCGGATGTCGCGCATATGCAATGGCTGCCGCTCGCGCCGGCCGACCGGATCATGCTGCGGCGGCTGAAGGGCAGGACGGCGCTGGTCCACACGGTTCACAATGCCGATGCCTATCATGCCGACGCCGGGGTGCAGGGCAGGGGCTATCGCGGCCTGCTCGACATGTTCGACGCGCTGATCGTCCATGGCGGGACGACGCGGGAAGCGCTGGAGCGGCAGGGCGTCGATCCCAAGCGCATCCATGTGATTCCGCACCCGCCGATGCGGCTTGCGCCCGCCGGAGCGGAGGATTTGGCGCAGGTGCCGGATGCAATCCTGCCGCGCCTGCTGTTTTTCGGCACCATCCGGCCTTATAAGGGCGTCGACCTGCTGCTGGAGGCCTGCCTGTCGCTCTGGCGCGCCGGGCATCGCTTCGAACTGGCGCTGGCGGGCAAGCCCTTCATGGACATCGCCCCGCTGATCGAGCGCGTCCGCGCCGCGGGCTTTGGCGAGCGGTTGATCACCGATCTCGCTTTCCTCACCGAACAACGGCTCGACGCGCATATGGCGAAGGCGGACATATTAGTCTTCCCCTATCGGCATATCGACAGCAGCGGCGCTTTCCTGTCGGCCCTGCACCATGGCAAGGCCATGGTCACGTCGGACGCGGGCATGTTCGCCGACCTGCCGGAGGGGGTCGCCGCCAGGACGCCGGCGGGAAACGCGCCCGCGCTTGCGCAAGCCCTCTTGCCCCTCGTAGAAAGCGCGGCCATCAGGCAGGCTTTGGGAGCGCGCGCGCGCACCTATGGAGATTCAATGGGCAACTGGAAGGACATGGCCCTGGCCACCATCGCCATCTATCGCGGCGTGACCGGGAAATGA
- a CDS encoding glycosyltransferase, which translates to MDWIDLIAALLLLLSLVAVAWPFLFYPLILRLLPTKAERPVAGLAPSASLLFCAYNEAAAMPEKLANLAMLKVRCPALEILAFDDGSSDETAALIAARGDLVTLLRGPGRSGKAHGMKLLAARAKGDVLIFTDANVMLDPDAVDNLLARYADPEIGGVLGSLHYMGDGESATASVGSLYWRIEERLKDEESRTGNVLGADGSIFSIRRALYPEFPDSVLDDLTVSMAVVFAGRRLVKAKDVIARERLVAGRGDEYRRKVRIAARAWHTHSHLRPQLRRMGALDRFKYASRKIVRWFGGIFILTGLVAAGTLAMRISPTLYMVGGLTGVFILWRGLRSSGGPFAAVVDIVLAYFATLQGVAKAMTGRTVTIWNPAKSR; encoded by the coding sequence ATGGACTGGATCGACCTGATCGCGGCGTTGCTGTTGCTGCTGTCGCTGGTGGCGGTGGCGTGGCCGTTTCTTTTCTACCCGCTGATCCTGCGCCTGCTGCCGACGAAGGCGGAACGGCCGGTCGCGGGGCTGGCGCCGTCCGCATCGCTGCTGTTCTGCGCCTATAACGAGGCGGCGGCGATGCCGGAAAAGCTGGCCAATCTGGCGATGTTGAAGGTGCGCTGCCCGGCGCTGGAAATCCTTGCCTTCGACGACGGATCGTCGGACGAGACGGCGGCGCTGATCGCGGCGCGGGGCGATCTGGTGACGCTGCTGCGCGGGCCGGGGCGCAGCGGCAAGGCGCATGGCATGAAGCTGCTGGCGGCGCGGGCCAAGGGCGACGTGCTGATCTTCACCGACGCCAATGTCATGCTGGACCCCGACGCCGTCGACAATCTGCTGGCGCGCTATGCCGATCCTGAGATCGGAGGCGTGCTGGGGTCGCTGCACTATATGGGCGATGGGGAAAGCGCGACCGCCTCGGTCGGGTCGCTCTACTGGCGGATCGAGGAGCGGTTGAAGGACGAGGAATCGCGCACCGGGAACGTGCTGGGGGCGGACGGGTCGATCTTTTCCATCCGGCGGGCGCTTTATCCGGAATTTCCCGACAGCGTGCTCGACGATCTGACCGTGTCGATGGCGGTGGTCTTCGCGGGCAGGCGGCTGGTGAAGGCGAAGGACGTGATCGCCCGCGAGCGGCTGGTCGCCGGGCGCGGCGACGAATATCGGCGCAAGGTGCGCATCGCCGCCCGCGCCTGGCACACGCACAGCCATTTGCGGCCGCAATTGCGGCGGATGGGGGCGTTGGATCGGTTCAAATATGCCTCTCGCAAGATCGTGCGCTGGTTCGGCGGGATATTCATCCTGACGGGCCTCGTCGCGGCGGGGACGCTGGCGATGCGGATTTCGCCGACGCTCTACATGGTTGGCGGGCTGACGGGGGTGTTCATCCTGTGGCGCGGGCTGCGGTCCAGCGGCGGGCCTTTCGCGGCGGTGGTGGACATCGTGCTTGCCTATTTCGCGACGCTCCAGGGCGTGGCGAAGGCGATGACGGGGCGGACCGTGACCATCTGGAATCCGGCCAAGTCGCGCTGA